In Paenibacillus kyungheensis, the following are encoded in one genomic region:
- the trxA gene encoding thioredoxin: MQNKSYSRRIFHMAIVNVSDQSFTNEVEGQGTVLVDFWAPWCGPCKMLAPILDELSTEVGDSVKIAKVNVDENPETASRFGVMSIPTMIFFKDGQPVDKVVGLNSKDALKSILAKHQ; encoded by the coding sequence ATTCAAAATAAAAGTTACTCAAGGAGGATATTTCACATGGCTATCGTTAATGTATCTGATCAATCTTTCACAAACGAAGTTGAAGGACAAGGAACAGTATTGGTGGATTTCTGGGCACCGTGGTGTGGACCTTGTAAAATGCTTGCTCCAATCTTGGACGAGTTATCTACAGAAGTAGGCGACAGTGTTAAAATCGCTAAAGTAAACGTAGATGAAAACCCTGAAACAGCTTCACGTTTTGGTGTTATGAGTATTCCTACAATGATCTTCTTCAAAGACGGTCAACCTGTAGATAAAGTAGTAGGCTTGAACTCTAAAGATGCTCTTAAATCTATTCTTGCAAAACATCAATAA
- a CDS encoding type II CAAX prenyl endopeptidase Rce1 family protein yields MNPTGQPVQLKPNYKILGVLAAVGLVLFLLLQVFPSTASDTLEVQQVNVVSQEKAIDSAKAFANDTLVLPDLPAPSVTYHTNAELSGYVAKEKLTQTYMQKLEKVAPYDVFRVHYPDVGTGDALDIDVHMNTGKVVAFSMYDNKTGASQPFSLDPTATTEKDESVTLAEKQEQAQPILKAMGFDVGQLNLQTKGNQQDLLYTTKDGKLGDSQLQLKFTYEYGQIRSFQPVLTPPDTYTAYVKEQTTLAGWLTALGYGLFTLVLGVLAIVFGSLKRRHTSFKRGIVLSIIYCAISVFSVLNMWPILVDITLGESNKIVSYVIIGLQLILNVLMAILLYFSFVGGDGLWRERGINIWPRSKEIGYGKYVLHSVAVGYLYALILLGVQSIIYLILENALGVYSATDDTSSPYNMIYPALFPLLAWMAGIGEEAVYRLFGIAMLKKIVRNTFVACFITTMIWALGHTLYPIYPVYSRPIELLFIGLLFSFIFLRYGFIAAVFAHVIFDSILMSLSLISMGGIVNILLGVFYIALPAIVAVVIYTFTKNKGVENAYPPYVPPAPIPQAYYDPAQGQQQYPDHPQQFQQYTSPVPPSEHENKPKE; encoded by the coding sequence ATGAACCCCACCGGACAACCCGTCCAGCTCAAACCGAATTACAAAATTCTTGGTGTGCTTGCTGCTGTCGGATTGGTATTATTTTTACTTTTACAAGTATTCCCTTCTACAGCTTCAGACACATTAGAAGTTCAACAAGTAAATGTGGTTAGTCAGGAAAAAGCAATCGATAGTGCCAAAGCTTTTGCCAATGATACTTTGGTATTACCCGATCTGCCTGCTCCTTCAGTAACGTATCATACGAATGCTGAATTAAGCGGTTATGTAGCCAAAGAGAAATTAACACAGACGTATATGCAAAAGTTAGAAAAAGTAGCTCCTTATGATGTGTTTCGTGTTCATTATCCAGATGTAGGTACCGGGGATGCACTCGATATTGATGTACATATGAATACCGGTAAAGTGGTTGCTTTTTCTATGTATGATAACAAGACAGGAGCATCACAGCCATTTAGTCTTGATCCTACAGCTACAACTGAAAAAGATGAATCAGTTACACTGGCTGAAAAGCAAGAACAAGCACAACCTATTTTAAAAGCAATGGGATTTGATGTAGGACAATTAAATCTACAGACCAAAGGTAATCAACAAGACTTGCTATACACTACCAAAGACGGAAAATTAGGCGATAGTCAGTTACAACTCAAGTTTACGTATGAGTATGGACAAATTCGTTCCTTCCAGCCGGTACTGACTCCACCGGATACGTACACAGCTTATGTCAAAGAACAGACAACATTAGCTGGTTGGTTAACCGCACTCGGTTATGGACTGTTTACGCTTGTACTTGGTGTATTGGCTATCGTATTCGGTTCACTAAAACGTAGACATACTTCATTCAAACGAGGTATTGTGCTCAGCATTATCTATTGCGCTATTTCAGTATTCAGTGTGCTCAATATGTGGCCTATTCTGGTCGATATTACACTCGGTGAATCGAACAAAATCGTTTCTTATGTCATTATTGGTCTTCAATTGATTTTAAATGTATTGATGGCGATTTTACTGTACTTCTCCTTTGTCGGTGGAGATGGATTATGGAGAGAACGCGGAATCAATATCTGGCCACGTTCAAAAGAAATCGGTTATGGCAAATATGTATTGCATAGTGTTGCGGTAGGTTACTTGTATGCTCTCATTTTGCTAGGGGTACAGTCGATTATTTATTTAATTTTGGAAAATGCACTTGGTGTGTACTCTGCTACAGATGATACCAGCTCGCCTTATAATATGATCTATCCAGCACTATTCCCGTTATTAGCATGGATGGCAGGGATTGGCGAAGAAGCCGTCTATCGTCTATTCGGGATTGCGATGCTGAAAAAAATAGTACGTAATACTTTTGTAGCTTGTTTTATTACTACAATGATCTGGGCGCTTGGACATACGTTGTATCCGATCTATCCTGTATATTCCCGTCCGATTGAATTGTTATTTATCGGTTTGTTATTCAGCTTTATCTTTTTACGTTACGGCTTTATCGCGGCTGTATTCGCACATGTTATTTTCGATAGTATTTTAATGTCACTCAGTCTCATCAGTATGGGTGGAATAGTGAATATCTTACTTGGTGTATTCTATATTGCTTTGCCAGCCATTGTAGCTGTAGTGATCTATACTTTTACCAAAAACAAAGGGGTCGAAAATGCATATCCACCTTATGTACCTCCTGCACCGATCCCGCAAGCTTATTATGATCCAGCACAAGGACAACAACAGTATCCAGATCATCCGCAACAATTTCAACAATATACAAGTCCAGTTCCACCGTCTGAACATGAAAATAAACCAAAAGAGTAG
- the uvrC gene encoding excinuclease ABC subunit UvrC: MDSHMDLIQEQEQAMNNIRNKLALLPDLSGCYLMKNREGTIIYVGKAKVLKNRVRSYFTGSHDGKTQRLVADIRDFEYIVTASNMEALILECNLIKTHQPKYNVLLKDDKTFPYIKITNEPHPRLEVTRRILKDKAKYFGPYPNAFAAQQTKKLLDRMYPLRKCKVMPKEVCLYYHMGQCLAPCEFEVPQQSYDEIKQEISKFLSGGHEEIKKDLQRKMEEAAEDLYFERAKELRDQIINIDALMEKQKITMADAKDRDVFGFAVDKGWMCVQILYMRQGKMIERHASVFPFYGEPYNDFMSYVTQYYSENPAMPQEIMLPVEEMIADEPSDVNDQAIEHAEAAGLDSSDREQVDAAVVSDRVAEEGTAYAVQTTEQSIQQAEAANASVVEGANEPSGQAENNEQADPSSSAAALQQWLGVKVLIPRRGLKKQMTTMAQDNARVSLDEKFRLIERDEERTSKAAGNLGQAIGLESLERIEAFDNSNIQGTNPVSAMVVFIDGKPARKEYRKYKVRTVEGSDDYGTMREVIRRRYERVVKENLPMPDLIVVDGGKGQISAATDVLENELGLFIPVCGLVKDSKHRTSQLMVGDPAEPVNLARDSQEFYLLQRIQDEVHRFAITFHREQRGKSMITSQLDSIPGIGDKRRKLLLKHFGSLKKIREASVDDFRQLGIGDKLAKQILEALKEE; encoded by the coding sequence ATGGACTCTCATATGGATCTTATTCAAGAACAAGAACAAGCCATGAACAATATTCGCAATAAACTCGCCTTGTTACCGGATTTATCTGGTTGTTATTTAATGAAAAATCGTGAAGGTACAATTATTTATGTAGGTAAAGCGAAAGTGCTCAAAAACCGGGTTCGCTCTTATTTTACAGGGAGTCACGATGGTAAAACGCAACGTCTGGTTGCAGATATTCGTGATTTTGAATATATTGTGACTGCAAGTAATATGGAAGCTCTTATTCTGGAATGTAATCTGATCAAAACGCATCAGCCTAAATATAATGTATTGCTCAAAGATGATAAAACTTTTCCGTATATCAAAATCACCAATGAGCCACATCCACGTCTGGAAGTGACGCGACGTATTCTTAAAGATAAAGCCAAGTACTTTGGCCCTTATCCGAATGCTTTTGCTGCTCAACAAACCAAAAAATTGTTGGATCGTATGTATCCATTGCGTAAATGTAAAGTCATGCCTAAAGAAGTCTGCTTGTATTATCATATGGGACAATGTCTTGCACCTTGTGAATTCGAAGTGCCTCAACAATCATATGATGAAATTAAGCAAGAAATCAGCAAGTTTTTGAGTGGCGGTCATGAAGAGATCAAAAAAGACTTACAACGCAAAATGGAAGAAGCTGCAGAAGATCTGTATTTTGAACGTGCCAAAGAATTACGGGATCAAATTATCAATATCGATGCCTTGATGGAAAAACAAAAAATCACGATGGCAGATGCGAAAGATCGTGATGTATTTGGATTTGCTGTTGATAAAGGCTGGATGTGTGTACAGATTCTATATATGCGTCAAGGTAAAATGATTGAACGTCATGCTTCGGTCTTTCCTTTTTACGGAGAGCCTTATAACGACTTTATGTCTTATGTGACGCAGTATTATAGTGAAAATCCAGCGATGCCTCAGGAAATTATGTTGCCTGTCGAAGAAATGATTGCAGATGAACCGAGCGATGTTAACGATCAAGCTATCGAACATGCTGAAGCAGCAGGGTTGGATAGTAGCGATCGTGAACAAGTCGATGCAGCAGTGGTTAGCGATCGTGTAGCAGAAGAAGGAACAGCTTATGCAGTGCAGACAACAGAACAGTCTATCCAGCAAGCAGAAGCCGCTAATGCGTCTGTAGTAGAAGGTGCTAACGAGCCAAGTGGACAAGCGGAGAATAACGAACAAGCTGATCCTTCAAGTAGTGCAGCCGCGTTACAGCAATGGTTAGGCGTGAAAGTTCTTATTCCTCGTCGTGGATTGAAAAAGCAAATGACAACGATGGCGCAGGATAATGCTAGAGTATCATTGGATGAAAAATTCCGTCTGATTGAACGTGATGAAGAACGTACATCCAAAGCCGCAGGCAATCTGGGACAAGCGATTGGACTAGAAAGCCTTGAACGAATTGAAGCTTTTGATAACTCTAATATTCAAGGAACCAATCCTGTATCAGCGATGGTTGTATTTATTGATGGTAAGCCAGCTCGTAAAGAGTATCGTAAATACAAAGTCCGTACGGTCGAAGGTTCAGATGATTATGGTACTATGCGCGAAGTGATTCGTCGTCGATATGAGCGTGTAGTTAAAGAAAATTTACCGATGCCTGATCTAATTGTAGTCGATGGTGGTAAAGGACAGATTTCTGCGGCAACCGATGTATTGGAAAATGAATTAGGTTTATTTATCCCTGTCTGTGGATTAGTCAAAGATTCCAAGCACCGTACTTCTCAATTGATGGTCGGTGATCCAGCAGAACCGGTAAACTTAGCGCGTGATAGTCAGGAATTTTATCTATTGCAACGGATTCAAGATGAAGTCCATCGCTTTGCAATTACGTTCCACCGGGAACAACGTGGTAAATCGATGATTACATCGCAATTGGATAGCATTCCGGGGATCGGAGATAAACGTCGCAAGTTACTACTCAAACATTTTGGTTCACTCAAAAAAATTAGAGAAGCCAGTGTAGATGATTTCCGTCAGTTAGGTATTGGCGATAAATTAGCGAAGCAAATTCTTGAAGCTCTCAAAGAAGAATAA